The following are encoded together in the Bacteroidales bacterium MB20-C3-3 genome:
- a CDS encoding asparaginase has translation MKRTCLILLTALMIISRATLFAESKPRIAILATGGTIAGAASAATQASYIPGVVSLEQIISSVPDLTKLAHLNGIQVCNISSQNITPEIWLKLYRISDSLFSNNIADGIVITHGTDTMEETAYFLNLTVRHKRPIVLTGSMRPSTSLSADGPFNLYNAVALASSPASAGKGVMVVMNDFILSADDVTKTHTLNTDAFSCLNLGPMGYMRDGKPVFFRESILRHTTNSEFDITNIKELPQVEILYSYAFSSAIGLRAFIDSGVKGIIIAGVGHGNYNREYAKEMERGYRAGVRFVRTSRIIRGGVDKAAEEFDLKHPVARLKSPQKARILLILALTKGSTSSEIQRIFDEY, from the coding sequence ATGAAACGAACCTGCCTTATACTATTAACAGCCCTGATGATTATATCCCGGGCAACCCTTTTTGCTGAGTCAAAACCAAGAATAGCAATACTTGCAACAGGCGGTACTATTGCAGGAGCTGCAAGTGCAGCCACTCAGGCATCATACATACCTGGGGTTGTAAGTCTGGAACAGATAATCTCCTCAGTTCCTGACCTCACTAAATTAGCTCACCTTAACGGAATTCAAGTCTGCAACATTTCCAGCCAGAATATTACCCCTGAGATTTGGCTTAAACTCTACAGGATATCAGATAGTCTGTTCAGCAATAATATAGCAGATGGGATTGTGATTACTCACGGAACCGACACAATGGAAGAGACAGCCTATTTTCTGAATCTTACCGTCAGACACAAACGACCAATAGTCCTTACAGGCTCAATGAGACCTTCCACATCCCTTAGTGCTGATGGTCCTTTCAATTTATATAATGCCGTTGCTCTTGCATCTTCGCCAGCCTCAGCCGGCAAGGGGGTGATGGTAGTTATGAATGACTTCATACTATCTGCAGATGATGTTACAAAAACTCACACACTTAATACAGACGCATTTAGTTGTCTTAATCTTGGACCAATGGGATATATGAGAGATGGAAAACCTGTTTTTTTCAGGGAGTCAATACTAAGACATACAACAAACAGCGAGTTTGACATTACAAATATTAAAGAGTTGCCTCAAGTGGAAATCTTGTATAGCTATGCCTTCTCATCAGCCATTGGCTTAAGAGCCTTTATTGATTCAGGAGTAAAGGGTATTATTATAGCGGGTGTTGGTCACGGAAACTACAACAGGGAGTATGCCAAAGAGATGGAGAGAGGATACAGGGCAGGAGTAAGGTTTGTCAGAACATCACGAATAATTAGAGGTGGTGTTGACAAAGCTGCAGAGGAGTTTGACCTCAAACACCCTGTCGCAAGACTCAAATCCCCGCAAAAAGCAAGGATATTATTAATTTTAGCCCTTACAAAAGGGAGTACGAGTTCAGAAATTCAGAGAATATTTGATGAATACTA
- a CDS encoding FtsX-like permease family protein translates to MRLPFFIARRYLFAKKSHNVINIISLISASGIALGTAVLIVILSVYNGFGDLIKSLYSAGEADILILPAYGKSFRTDTITFENARALLSQSIYCEVVSENVFVKYSNKEAVAEMKGVDTAFVKQTLLKDYIIDGEFSIWHGEIPQAVAGRTLAYELGMRPHFIDPVTVYFPSRYTPFSAVNPLSSVNQRNLSHSGTFAAERSLDKNLLFVPISVAREIVEMEENEVTSVEIYTKGAKDASKLIPKLNELLGEKFIIKDRFSQNETLYKMMRAEKFSIYIILLFVVIIISFNLYGSLSMLIIEKESDARTLRSMGANEKLINRIFIFEGWMISLLGMATGVILGIIICIIQQKAGIVNMPGNFIVEAYPVVLEGWDVLMVIGGVSLVGYLSALLPVINFKKK, encoded by the coding sequence GTGAGGCTACCCTTCTTCATAGCAAGACGATACCTCTTCGCAAAGAAGTCGCACAATGTCATTAATATCATCTCATTAATAAGCGCTTCCGGGATAGCTCTTGGAACGGCTGTACTTATTGTCATTTTAAGTGTTTATAATGGCTTCGGAGACCTGATTAAGTCTCTTTACAGCGCAGGGGAGGCCGATATTCTAATTCTGCCGGCCTACGGAAAGAGTTTCAGAACAGATACAATTACCTTTGAGAACGCCAGGGCTCTATTAAGTCAAAGCATATACTGTGAAGTAGTCTCAGAGAATGTTTTTGTAAAATACTCAAACAAGGAGGCTGTCGCAGAGATGAAGGGAGTTGATACAGCTTTTGTAAAACAAACTTTATTAAAAGATTATATAATTGATGGCGAGTTTTCTATATGGCACGGAGAGATTCCTCAAGCCGTAGCAGGAAGGACTCTTGCATATGAACTCGGAATGAGGCCTCATTTTATTGACCCTGTAACAGTTTATTTTCCATCCAGATATACGCCCTTTTCAGCAGTTAACCCTCTCTCATCAGTCAATCAAAGAAACCTCTCTCACTCCGGCACTTTTGCAGCCGAAAGGAGTTTGGATAAAAATCTTCTATTTGTACCAATTTCAGTTGCAAGAGAGATTGTTGAGATGGAAGAGAACGAAGTAACATCAGTTGAGATATACACCAAGGGGGCAAAAGATGCATCGAAACTTATACCTAAGTTAAATGAGTTGTTAGGGGAGAAATTTATCATTAAGGACAGGTTCAGTCAGAATGAAACTCTGTATAAAATGATGAGAGCAGAGAAGTTCTCTATTTACATTATATTGTTGTTTGTTGTAATAATAATCTCTTTCAATCTATACGGAAGCCTCTCTATGCTTATAATTGAAAAGGAGAGCGATGCCCGGACTTTAAGAAGTATGGGCGCTAATGAAAAACTAATCAACAGGATATTTATTTTTGAGGGCTGGATGATTTCACTGCTTGGGATGGCAACAGGTGTTATATTGGGTATAATAATATGCATAATACAGCAAAAAGCAGGAATTGTCAATATGCCCGGCAATTTCATAGTTGAAGCATATCCAGTCGTTTTAGAGGGGTGGGATGTATTAATGGTTATTGGAGGAGTCTCTCTTGTTGGATACTTATCTGCTCTGTTACCGGTAATAAATTTCAAAAAAAAATAA
- the rbfA gene encoding 30S ribosome-binding factor RbfA, with protein MIMEGESTRQQKVGKQLQRDLAEIIREKGMTVYNGAMVSVTAVKVSPDLSLARVHLSIFPSSKAKDVLDIINSTSRELRYELGHRVAKQLRIVPELAFFIDDSLDYVERIDELLKK; from the coding sequence ATGATTATGGAGGGAGAAAGCACAAGACAGCAAAAAGTTGGCAAGCAGCTGCAGAGGGATCTTGCCGAGATTATAAGGGAGAAGGGTATGACTGTATACAACGGCGCTATGGTAAGTGTTACGGCGGTAAAAGTTTCGCCTGACCTCTCTCTTGCCAGAGTTCACTTAAGCATATTTCCCTCATCCAAGGCAAAAGATGTTCTGGACATAATAAACTCAACATCTAGAGAGTTAAGATACGAACTTGGCCATAGGGTGGCAAAACAGCTAAGAATTGTTCCCGAGCTGGCATTTTTTATAGACGACTCACTCGACTATGTTGAACGCATAGACGAACTTCTTAAGAAATAG
- the tyrS gene encoding tyrosine--tRNA ligase: protein MNNFVQELRWRGMVHNIMPGTEEHLLKEQTAAYVGIDPTADSLHIGHLVSIMMLKHFQACGHKPIALVGGATGMIGDPSMKSAERNLLDEETLRHNQNAIRAQLGKFLDFDSDSPNAAILVNNYDWMKEYTFLHFIRDIGKHITVNYMMSKDSVKKRITGDEKEGMSFTEFTYQLVQGYDYLYLFQHLGCKLQMGGSDQWGNITTGTELIRRKESGEAFALTCPLITKADGGKFGKTEQGNVWLDAKYTSPYKFYQFWLNVSDDDAQRYIKIFTMLNKESIDSAIESHLQEPHRRELQKLLAKEVTTMVHGETEYNKALEASGILFGNSTSDALKSLDEDTFLTIFEGVPQFTIRKENLGENIVEILASRSAVFPSKGECRKMIQGGGVAINKEKADSPDISITAQDLLNDKYILIQRGKKNYYILKVE from the coding sequence ATGAACAACTTTGTACAAGAATTGAGGTGGAGGGGTATGGTTCATAACATCATGCCCGGGACAGAAGAGCATTTATTAAAGGAGCAGACAGCTGCCTATGTGGGTATTGACCCAACTGCTGACTCATTACATATAGGTCACCTGGTTAGCATTATGATGCTTAAACATTTTCAGGCCTGCGGCCATAAACCAATTGCACTGGTAGGCGGAGCAACCGGCATGATAGGTGATCCCTCTATGAAATCGGCAGAGAGGAACCTGCTGGACGAAGAGACTCTCAGACACAATCAAAACGCCATCAGAGCTCAACTTGGCAAATTCCTGGACTTTGATTCGGACTCGCCCAATGCTGCTATCCTGGTTAATAACTACGACTGGATGAAGGAGTACACATTCCTCCATTTTATCAGAGATATCGGAAAGCACATTACTGTGAACTATATGATGAGCAAAGATTCTGTCAAAAAGCGTATTACCGGAGATGAAAAAGAGGGAATGTCCTTCACCGAGTTTACATATCAGCTTGTTCAGGGTTATGACTACCTCTATCTTTTTCAGCACCTTGGCTGCAAGCTTCAGATGGGTGGAAGTGACCAGTGGGGCAATATAACAACTGGTACAGAGCTAATCCGCAGAAAAGAGAGTGGAGAGGCATTTGCGCTTACATGTCCGCTTATTACCAAAGCTGACGGGGGAAAGTTTGGAAAAACAGAACAGGGCAATGTATGGCTGGATGCAAAATATACTTCTCCTTATAAATTTTACCAGTTCTGGCTTAATGTAAGCGATGATGATGCACAGAGATATATTAAAATCTTCACAATGCTTAATAAAGAGTCTATTGACTCCGCAATTGAATCACATCTTCAGGAGCCACACAGAAGAGAGTTACAGAAACTCCTTGCCAAGGAGGTGACAACGATGGTACATGGTGAAACAGAGTACAACAAAGCACTGGAGGCCTCAGGCATCCTTTTTGGAAATTCAACATCAGATGCTCTTAAATCTTTAGATGAAGATACTTTTCTCACTATTTTTGAAGGAGTTCCCCAGTTTACAATAAGGAAAGAGAACCTGGGAGAGAATATTGTTGAGATTCTGGCATCACGGAGTGCGGTTTTCCCATCAAAAGGAGAGTGCAGGAAGATGATTCAGGGAGGAGGAGTTGCAATAAACAAAGAGAAGGCAGATAGTCCTGATATCAGCATTACTGCTCAGGATTTGTTAAACGATAAATATATCCTCATACAAAGAGGCAAAAAGAACTACTATATACTTAAAGTTGAATGA
- a CDS encoding S28 family serine protease: protein MKRSTLSLKLLILAAILFIAVPDAVAQFQTQPSIFKDIEPDSLMARIEKLPSVKDVKRLASKDFKDKYVLYIEQPVSHKDPSLGKFRQRVFVMHAGLDRPTVLVTEGYGASYAGNPNYREEISRLFNTNIIFVEHRYFLESTPENKDWKYLTAENSAFDLHNVTMIFREVYKKKWIATGISKGGQTALLYRAFFPDDVHITVPYVAPLCKGVEDGRHEPFIANFAGTPDQRAKILAFQREVLKRRATLQPMFDSFCNEKRYEFNLPLEEIYDYSVLEFSFALWQWGSNTDEIPALDADDKMIFAYWMKISSPDYFVKESPTTSFFIQAAKELGYYGYDTKPFEGLLKIKSSKGYLAKLFLPQDQKFKFSKKLSKKLEKFVATTTSKMIFIYGEYDPWSAVMVNEPKSSNIVVVTDPAGSHRARISTLPEESRQRVVSLLERWLLE from the coding sequence ATGAAAAGATCGACACTCTCTTTAAAACTGCTTATTCTGGCAGCTATTCTATTTATTGCTGTACCTGATGCCGTTGCACAATTTCAAACACAGCCATCAATTTTCAAAGATATTGAGCCAGACTCTCTAATGGCAAGAATTGAAAAACTGCCATCTGTTAAGGATGTGAAAAGACTTGCCAGTAAAGATTTTAAAGACAAATATGTACTCTATATAGAGCAACCTGTAAGCCATAAGGACCCTTCACTAGGTAAGTTCAGGCAAAGAGTATTTGTAATGCACGCAGGCCTTGACAGACCTACAGTACTGGTTACTGAGGGTTATGGTGCCTCGTATGCAGGTAATCCAAATTACAGAGAGGAGATATCAAGGCTGTTTAATACAAATATAATTTTTGTTGAACACAGATATTTTCTGGAATCTACTCCTGAAAACAAGGATTGGAAATATCTTACAGCAGAGAACTCAGCTTTTGATCTTCACAATGTTACAATGATTTTCAGAGAGGTATACAAAAAGAAGTGGATTGCAACAGGCATTAGCAAGGGGGGGCAAACAGCGCTTCTTTACAGAGCCTTTTTCCCTGATGATGTTCATATAACCGTTCCATATGTAGCTCCACTATGTAAGGGGGTTGAAGATGGAAGACACGAGCCATTTATTGCAAACTTTGCTGGTACGCCTGATCAGAGGGCAAAAATTCTTGCATTTCAGCGAGAGGTGTTAAAGAGAAGAGCTACACTACAACCAATGTTTGACTCTTTCTGCAATGAGAAGAGGTATGAATTCAATTTGCCGCTGGAAGAGATTTACGACTACTCAGTCCTTGAATTCTCTTTTGCTCTCTGGCAATGGGGCAGTAACACAGATGAGATTCCGGCACTTGATGCAGACGATAAAATGATATTTGCCTATTGGATGAAAATCAGCTCTCCTGACTATTTTGTAAAAGAGAGCCCTACAACATCTTTCTTTATTCAGGCAGCCAAAGAGTTGGGCTATTATGGTTATGACACCAAACCATTTGAGGGTCTTTTAAAAATCAAGAGCTCAAAGGGTTACCTTGCTAAACTCTTCCTTCCGCAGGATCAGAAATTTAAATTCAGCAAAAAACTTTCAAAAAAACTTGAGAAATTTGTCGCTACAACAACTTCAAAAATGATTTTTATTTACGGGGAGTATGATCCGTGGAGTGCTGTTATGGTAAATGAACCAAAATCTTCCAACATTGTTGTTGTGACTGATCCTGCAGGAAGTCACAGAGCCAGGATATCAACGCTGCCAGAGGAGAGCCGTCAGAGAGTTGTTTCTCTGCTGGAGAGATGGCTGTTAGAATAG
- a CDS encoding phosphatidylglycerol lysyltransferase domain-containing protein — protein MIEFRQILLEDKEWIDKILASSDFRGAEYCFTNLFIWEEVFKSKIGRHKDFLLFNSGVGEETRYLFPAGEGDLKEVISLLEADANERGVPFKMIGLPPEAKERVEELFPGKYSFVPTRNSFDYIYESEKMISLSGKKLQSKRNHLNRFLELPGWSYEEITSENLTEVREFTIKWCIENGCKDNQSKMWEICAVNKALSNFPELKLKGGLIRLNGEVIAYSAGEQINSDTLIVHIEKADANIRGAYQAINREFAMRHASSLKFINREDDAGEEGLRKAKESYYPAFMQEKYAAIKN, from the coding sequence ATGATAGAATTCAGACAGATTTTATTAGAAGATAAGGAGTGGATTGATAAGATACTTGCCTCCTCTGATTTCAGAGGGGCTGAGTATTGCTTTACAAACCTTTTCATATGGGAGGAGGTATTTAAATCAAAGATTGGCAGACATAAGGATTTTCTTCTCTTTAACTCAGGAGTGGGTGAGGAGACTAGGTATCTTTTCCCTGCCGGCGAAGGAGATCTAAAAGAGGTTATATCTCTGCTTGAGGCCGATGCAAATGAGAGGGGTGTTCCTTTTAAAATGATAGGACTTCCTCCGGAAGCAAAAGAGAGAGTGGAAGAGCTATTTCCCGGTAAGTATAGTTTTGTCCCAACAAGGAACAGCTTTGATTATATTTATGAGAGCGAGAAAATGATATCACTTTCAGGAAAGAAACTCCAGTCCAAAAGGAACCATTTAAACAGATTCCTTGAGTTGCCCGGCTGGAGCTATGAAGAAATTACTTCTGAAAATCTTACAGAGGTTAGAGAGTTTACAATTAAGTGGTGTATTGAGAATGGCTGTAAAGATAATCAGTCAAAAATGTGGGAGATTTGTGCTGTAAATAAAGCACTTTCAAACTTCCCGGAGCTAAAATTAAAAGGTGGGCTTATAAGGCTGAACGGAGAGGTCATTGCTTATTCGGCTGGGGAACAGATTAATTCAGATACATTAATTGTCCATATTGAGAAGGCAGATGCAAATATAAGAGGGGCCTACCAGGCAATAAACCGTGAATTTGCAATGAGACACGCCTCTTCTCTTAAGTTTATAAACAGAGAAGACGATGCCGGAGAGGAGGGTCTTCGCAAGGCAAAAGAGTCATATTACCCAGCCTTTATGCAGGAAAAGTATGCTGCAATTAAAAATTAA
- a CDS encoding CBS domain-containing protein, which yields MEPPSSLTDDYYPVGMALGLILILYVILKAGEIYLLTISKTESDQISKRKVSAADSLFNSIYQISAFFVTAISVLIYIIFGNEILLLPLIVLVITILLFGHILPNMLAANYGQSLAVATGRMVQATAWVTAPVNKILSSFAKSVFESKEERDVKSVEEFGEEKGMLLNIVKLSETAVREIMTPRVSVEGIESSLNWNEVKTKAAQNGFSRLPVYQDSIDNVVGFLYIKDLVGYIDRNEHFDWRGHIRKAYFVPGVKKINDLLEEFRQKKMHLAVVVDEYGGMEGIVTLEDILEEIVGEISDETDIKDNI from the coding sequence TTGGAACCTCCCAGTAGCTTAACTGATGATTATTACCCCGTGGGGATGGCGCTCGGCCTCATCCTTATCTTGTATGTGATTCTTAAGGCGGGCGAAATTTATCTCCTCACTATCTCAAAAACTGAGTCGGATCAAATCTCAAAGAGAAAAGTATCCGCTGCGGATTCTCTTTTTAATTCAATTTATCAGATCTCGGCATTTTTTGTAACAGCTATATCCGTATTAATATATATCATATTTGGCAATGAGATATTGCTATTGCCTCTTATAGTGCTAGTTATAACAATATTGCTCTTTGGACACATACTCCCCAATATGCTGGCTGCTAATTACGGTCAATCACTTGCTGTTGCAACAGGAAGGATGGTTCAGGCCACTGCTTGGGTAACTGCTCCTGTCAATAAAATATTATCGTCATTTGCAAAAAGTGTGTTTGAGAGTAAAGAGGAGCGGGATGTTAAATCTGTTGAGGAGTTTGGAGAGGAGAAAGGGATGTTGCTAAATATTGTAAAACTCTCCGAGACAGCTGTAAGGGAGATTATGACACCAAGAGTCTCTGTGGAGGGTATTGAAAGCAGCCTGAACTGGAATGAGGTAAAGACTAAAGCGGCACAAAACGGATTTTCCAGACTTCCCGTTTACCAAGACTCTATAGATAATGTTGTAGGATTTCTATATATAAAGGATTTAGTTGGATATATAGACCGGAATGAACATTTTGACTGGAGAGGCCATATAAGGAAGGCATATTTTGTTCCGGGGGTAAAGAAGATTAATGATTTGCTTGAGGAGTTCAGGCAAAAGAAGATGCATCTTGCAGTTGTTGTTGACGAGTATGGGGGAATGGAGGGAATTGTCACACTGGAGGACATTTTGGAGGAGATTGTGGGGGAGATTTCTGATGAAACTGATATTAAAGATAATATATAA
- a CDS encoding 4'-phosphopantetheinyl transferase superfamily protein: MGLFFSKEVERGATISVWEITETEEELMNLSSIPHDELEDLQLTKSIARRKERLAVRALLNELFDGKVYLGHHDNGRPFLQNSLIEISISHTSRFVCVLTHPEESVGVDVESLGRDFSAVEKKALSEEEVENLSERHKNLHLAIHWSVKEALYKRMSLTDVDFAKQINIKRFSPREEGSVDVEFLHKDGHQEEFEVNYEVFENHILAWIVG; the protein is encoded by the coding sequence ATGGGACTATTTTTCAGCAAAGAGGTAGAGAGGGGGGCTACAATTTCCGTTTGGGAGATTACTGAAACTGAGGAGGAGTTAATGAACCTCAGCTCTATCCCTCATGACGAGCTTGAAGATTTGCAGCTTACCAAGAGCATTGCCAGAAGGAAGGAGAGACTGGCAGTAAGGGCGCTTCTTAACGAATTGTTTGATGGGAAGGTCTATTTGGGTCATCACGACAATGGCCGCCCATTCCTGCAAAACAGCTTAATAGAGATAAGTATATCTCATACCAGCCGTTTTGTGTGTGTGCTTACACATCCGGAAGAGAGTGTAGGCGTTGATGTGGAATCTCTTGGGAGGGACTTCTCCGCAGTAGAGAAAAAGGCTCTCTCAGAGGAGGAGGTAGAAAACCTTAGCGAAAGGCATAAAAATCTGCACCTGGCTATTCACTGGAGCGTTAAAGAGGCTTTATATAAAAGAATGTCTCTGACAGATGTAGACTTTGCAAAACAGATAAATATCAAGAGGTTCTCCCCAAGAGAGGAGGGAAGTGTTGATGTGGAGTTTCTTCATAAAGATGGGCACCAGGAGGAATTCGAGGTAAATTATGAGGTTTTTGAAAATCACATCCTAGCTTGGATTGTTGGCTAA
- the bcp gene encoding thioredoxin-dependent thiol peroxidase: MIKIGDKAPDFKGTDQEGKEIKLSDFKGKKLVLYFYPKDNTPGCTAEACDLRDNYQRFEAMGYKIVGVSKDNEKSHKSFIEKFNLPFPLISDKEAEILKAYEAWGRKKFMGKEYDGIIRKTFVIDENGVILDIIEKVDTKAHSKQIIG; this comes from the coding sequence ATGATTAAAATTGGTGACAAAGCTCCTGATTTCAAAGGTACGGACCAGGAAGGAAAGGAGATTAAACTGAGTGATTTTAAAGGCAAGAAGCTGGTACTCTATTTTTACCCAAAGGATAATACCCCCGGCTGTACTGCAGAGGCTTGCGACCTGCGCGACAACTATCAACGCTTTGAGGCAATGGGGTATAAAATCGTTGGCGTAAGCAAGGATAACGAGAAGTCTCATAAGAGCTTTATAGAGAAGTTCAACCTTCCCTTCCCTCTTATTTCTGATAAAGAGGCTGAGATCCTAAAAGCTTACGAAGCCTGGGGAAGAAAGAAGTTTATGGGGAAAGAGTATGACGGAATAATTAGAAAGACCTTTGTAATTGATGAGAATGGGGTTATTCTTGATATAATAGAAAAAGTGGACACAAAGGCCCACTCTAAACAAATTATTGGCTAA
- the groL gene encoding chaperonin GroEL (60 kDa chaperone family; promotes refolding of misfolded polypeptides especially under stressful conditions; forms two stacked rings of heptamers to form a barrel-shaped 14mer; ends can be capped by GroES; misfolded proteins enter the barrel where they are refolded when GroES binds): MAKEIKFNIEARNLMKEGVDALANAVKVTLGPKGRNVVIDKKYGSPQITKDGVTVAKEVELEDRFANMGAQMVKEVASKTADQAGDGTTTATVLAQSIINVGLKNVTAGANPMDLKRGIDKAVEAVVASLKSQSQSVGDDITKIEQVATISANNDITIGKLIADAMSKVKKEGVITVEEAKGTDTEVKVVEGMQFDRGYISPYFMTNPEKMEAVLDNPYILITDKKISTMKDLLPVLEPVAQSGRALVIIAEDVDGEALATLVVNRLRGTLKIAAVKAPGFGDRRKEMLEDIAILTGGTVVSEEKGIRLDAASLEMLGVAEKISIDKENTTIVNGSGEKSAIEKRVAQIRKQMETTTSDYDREKLQERLAKLAGGVAVLYVGAASEMEMKEKKDRVDDALSATRAAVEEGIVPGGGVAYIRAIDAIKNLKGENEDENTGIAIISRAIEEPLRMIVENAGIEGSIVIQKVKEGKGDYGYNARTDKYENLLAAGVIDPTKVTRIALENAASVAGMFLTTECVLAEKKEESPMPMGGGAPGMGGMGGMM; the protein is encoded by the coding sequence ATGGCAAAAGAGATAAAATTCAATATAGAGGCACGCAACCTGATGAAAGAGGGTGTAGATGCCTTGGCAAATGCAGTTAAGGTAACACTTGGCCCAAAAGGGAGAAATGTAGTTATAGACAAAAAGTATGGTTCTCCTCAGATAACCAAGGATGGAGTAACAGTTGCAAAAGAGGTGGAGCTTGAAGACCGTTTTGCAAATATGGGTGCTCAAATGGTTAAGGAAGTTGCTTCAAAGACAGCTGATCAGGCAGGTGATGGCACAACAACTGCTACTGTTCTTGCACAATCCATTATTAATGTTGGATTGAAAAATGTGACTGCCGGAGCAAATCCAATGGACCTTAAGAGAGGAATTGACAAGGCTGTTGAGGCTGTTGTTGCATCCCTAAAAAGCCAGAGTCAGTCAGTTGGTGACGATATAACAAAAATTGAGCAGGTAGCAACCATATCTGCAAACAATGATATTACCATTGGTAAGCTAATTGCTGATGCAATGAGTAAAGTTAAAAAAGAGGGTGTAATTACCGTTGAAGAGGCAAAAGGAACAGATACAGAGGTTAAGGTTGTAGAAGGAATGCAGTTTGACCGCGGTTATATATCTCCATATTTTATGACCAACCCAGAAAAGATGGAGGCTGTTCTTGACAATCCGTACATCCTAATCACAGACAAGAAGATCTCAACAATGAAAGATCTGCTTCCTGTACTTGAGCCTGTTGCTCAAAGCGGAAGAGCACTTGTAATTATTGCAGAAGATGTTGACGGGGAGGCATTGGCAACCTTGGTTGTAAACCGTCTTCGCGGAACTTTGAAAATTGCAGCTGTTAAGGCTCCCGGATTTGGTGACAGAAGAAAAGAGATGCTTGAGGATATCGCTATCCTGACAGGAGGAACAGTAGTTTCTGAGGAGAAGGGTATAAGACTGGATGCTGCCTCACTTGAAATGCTTGGTGTTGCTGAGAAAATTTCAATTGACAAGGAGAATACAACTATCGTTAATGGTTCCGGAGAGAAGAGTGCAATTGAGAAGAGAGTCGCCCAGATTCGCAAACAGATGGAGACTACTACAAGTGACTACGACAGAGAAAAACTTCAGGAGCGCCTTGCTAAACTAGCAGGTGGTGTTGCAGTCCTTTATGTTGGAGCCGCTTCAGAGATGGAGATGAAAGAGAAAAAAGACAGAGTTGACGATGCACTAAGCGCAACCCGTGCAGCTGTTGAAGAGGGTATAGTACCTGGTGGTGGTGTTGCTTACATCCGTGCCATTGATGCAATCAAGAATCTCAAAGGTGAAAATGAAGATGAGAACACCGGTATTGCAATCATCTCTCGTGCTATTGAGGAGCCGTTGAGAATGATTGTTGAAAATGCAGGCATTGAAGGCAGCATTGTTATTCAGAAAGTTAAAGAGGGCAAGGGAGACTATGGCTATAATGCAAGGACAGATAAATACGAAAACCTTCTTGCAGCAGGGGTGATTGACCCTACCAAAGTGACTCGTATCGCTCTTGAGAACGCAGCCTCCGTTGCAGGTATGTTCCTGACAACCGAGTGCGTTTTAGCAGAGAAGAAAGAAGAGAGTCCTATGCCTATGGGTGGAGGAGCTCCCGGAATGGGCGGAATGGGCGGAATGATGTAA
- a CDS encoding co-chaperone GroES → MNIKPLADRVLIEPKEAETKTASGIYIPDTAKEKPQAGKVVAVGSGKKDEPMELKVGDNVLYGKYAGTEINVDGKDYLMMRQSDILAVLN, encoded by the coding sequence ATGAACATTAAACCACTAGCAGACAGAGTTTTGATTGAGCCTAAAGAGGCCGAAACAAAAACAGCAAGCGGCATTTACATTCCTGATACAGCCAAAGAGAAACCACAGGCAGGAAAAGTAGTTGCAGTTGGAAGCGGAAAAAAAGATGAGCCAATGGAGCTGAAGGTAGGTGACAATGTGCTTTACGGAAAATATGCAGGCACAGAGATCAATGTAGATGGAAAAGATTATCTGATGATGCGTCAGTCAGACATACTGGCTGTCCTTAACTAA